A single Cottoperca gobio chromosome 5, fCotGob3.1, whole genome shotgun sequence DNA region contains:
- the cd8a gene encoding T-cell surface glycoprotein CD8 alpha chain — MDQKWILVILVFCQKMTSGAGEDKTVKEGQLVEINCALQEKGSLVIWFRLLDTSGMEFIASFSNNGMPKYVTNSFSKTFSESRIQQDVLILRSFNTISDSGVYNCASLKGNELKFGIATRLVMEKVEVAVDKASQATNLNICTTATPCVCNKQGETSPQMFCTPIILGPLAGGCGLLLLLLIITAVYCNQIRTRRCPHHYKRKPRVEAPGKQMMTNRHV; from the exons atggaCCAAAAGTGGATTCTGGTGATTCTGGTGTTTTGTCAAA AAATGACTTCAGGAGCTGGTGAAGACAAAACCGTAAAGGAAGGGCAGCTGGTTGAAATCAACTGTGCGCTTCAAGAGAAAGGCTCCTTGGTCATCTGGTTTCGACTTCTGGACACATCTGGCATGGAATTCATTGCATCTTTCAGCAACAATGGCATGCCCAAGTACGTCACAAACTCCTTCTCCAAAACCTTCAGTGAGTCAAGGATTCAGCAAGATGTCCTAATACTCCGCTCATTCAACACAATTAGTGACAGCGGCGTTTACAACTGTGCGTCTCTCAAAGGCAATGAACTGAAATTCGGCATAGCAACCCGACTGGTCATGG AAAAAGTTGAAGTCGCAGTAGATAAAGCATCGCAGGCCACCAATCTAAATATCTGCACGACTGCCACGCCATGTGTTTGTAACAAGCAAG GGGAAACCAGTCCTCAAATGTTTTGTACTCCAATCATCCTGGGCCCACTGGCCGGCGGCTGTggccttcttcttctactcctcATCATCACCGCCGTGTACTGCAACC AGATAAGGACACGGAGATGCCCACACCATTACAAAAGAAA ACCGCGGGTGGAGGCTCCTGGAAAACAAATGATGACCAACAGACATGTTTAA